GAGATTCTCGATGCTGAAATTAGACCTGCAGTTGCGATGGATGGAGGAGACATTACGTTCCACAGTTATCACGAAGGGATTGTAACACTTCATCTGCGCGGCGCGTGCAGTCACTGTCCGGCGTCCGCCATGACGCTCAAAATGGGGGTTGAAAACCGTCTCAAAGAACTTATCCCGGAAGTGAAAGAAGTGATTCAGGTTTAATAATGGCATTCCAGGGAATGACAATCTCATGTTCTGAAAGTGCATAAGCAACATCAGTTGGGCAAATGACAAGCCCGCGTTTGACAGCAAGATGCGGATATGTGGTGCGAAATGAAGTCAGTCCACGAATATCCTGTTTTGTTGGATGCGTTGCTGCTTTGATTTCGATCGGATAAAAAGACCCATCTCGCTCCAAAAGAAGATCGACTTCTCCCCCGCCATGAGCACGCCAGTGATAGAAGTGGGGTTGTACATCAAGGGTGCGAGCGAGTTTTCGTATTTCTCCAACAACAAAAGTTTCAAAAAGTGATCCCCACAGAGGATGAAATCCAACAGCTTCTGGAGTTGAAATGGCCTGCGCAAAGCAGGCCATTCCGGTATCAGCGAGATAGCCTTTCGGTTTATCACTGAGTCGCTTGATCACGTTTCCATGATAAGGAGGAATTTCAAACCACTGAAAAGTGGCCTTCAAAATGTCGAGCCAGCGTGATGCAGTTTGTGGTGTTACCCCAATATCTCGTCCGAGTTGACTGAAATTGACTTCCTGTGCCGTCAATGCAGCACAGAGTCGAAAAAATCTTCCAAAGAGCTGTTGATCCTCAATCTCAGCAAGTTGTCTGACATCGCGTTCAATATAGGTCCGTTGATAGGCCGTGAAAAAAACAGGAAGCTGTTGAAGAGGAAGAAAATGAGCCTCAGGAAGAGAACCGCGCCAGAGATATTCAAAAAGAGGAAATGAACATTCAAACGTTTGAAATGAACTGACATCAATGCCTTCACCTTGTGCGAGCCAACGATCAAGCCAGTTGGGAGAGTTTGTGATTCGTGCCATTTCAGAACAGCTGAAACCTTCCAGATCAAGAAAAACTGCACGACCTGCCAAACTTTCTGAAAGTTTTTTCATCACATTCCACTGCTGCGAACCTGTCATGAGATATTGACCCGGGCGACGGTCCTTTTCTAATGTTCTTTTTATGGCGGACACGAGTTCGGGAGCGTACTGAATTTCATCGAGAATGAGAGGGGTTTTGCGATTCCGCAAAAAAAGATCTGGATCAGCGCGAACATTCTCAACATCAACTGTTGGATCAAAAAGAACATGGGGAAGGTCCGGAAAAAGATGAGTCAAAAGAGTGCTTTTTCCCACTTGACGAGCTCCTGTGACAACCACAACAGGAAAGGTTTTGAAAAGTTCTTTGAGTTGCTTCTCTTGAGCCCGTGGAACATATTTCATATCGATATCTTATGATATGATCATAAAATATCAAGGATTAATTTTTTAGTGAAAACCGTCTCAAAGAACTTATCCCCGAAGTGAAAGAAGTGATCCAGGTTTAAAATCCAAAATCGAGTGCTACCTTCAAAAGAATATCACTATACTGATAGATGACTGAATTGGTGATCGGTGTTGTCACATCCCCATGATGCTCTTCATAAGAAATAATATTTCCTTGGGCATCCCATTTATTTTCAAATGAATAGGTCACGGGACTACTGAGATCGCGCGAATGATATTTATAGAACCGCCATTGACGATCTGCAATATTTCGTTTCCAAACGTGCGGAAGTGTTTTGTACAGAGGATCATATTCCCACTCTTCTGATTCTTGCACTGCTCCTGCAAGCTCTCCTTGATGAAACTTTCGTGTCATCATATTTCCCACTTCATCGTATGTCATTTCCGAAGTGCTCATGACGCGAGAGGAGAGATCTCCTTGACGCCATTTTTCGATCACGACATTTTGATGTTCATCATAACTTCGTTCAACCGATTCGATCACAGAAGACGTCACATCGCCATTATAGCTTTGCTGCACACTCCAACATGCAAAAGAATTACCCCACCACAAACCGCCAGCCTCTTCAGCCGTCATCTCTTTGTTTGGGCAGCTTGCCATCACATCTACTTCATAACTCCACTCATCAGCAATGGTGACAGGAGAACTCAGATCTCCATGTAAATGACGTTTTGAGATCAACAAATTTCCATGCTCATCGAAAA
This region of Deltaproteobacteria bacterium RIFCSPHIGHO2_02_FULL_44_16 genomic DNA includes:
- a CDS encoding GTP-binding protein; this encodes MKYVPRAQEKQLKELFKTFPVVVVTGARQVGKSTLLTHLFPDLPHVLFDPTVDVENVRADPDLFLRNRKTPLILDEIQYAPELVSAIKRTLEKDRRPGQYLMTGSQQWNVMKKLSESLAGRAVFLDLEGFSCSEMARITNSPNWLDRWLAQGEGIDVSSFQTFECSFPLFEYLWRGSLPEAHFLPLQQLPVFFTAYQRTYIERDVRQLAEIEDQQLFGRFFRLCAALTAQEVNFSQLGRDIGVTPQTASRWLDILKATFQWFEIPPYHGNVIKRLSDKPKGYLADTGMACFAQAISTPEAVGFHPLWGSLFETFVVGEIRKLARTLDVQPHFYHWRAHGGGEVDLLLERDGSFYPIEIKAATHPTKQDIRGLTSFRTTYPHLAVKRGLVICPTDVAYALSEHEIVIPWNAIIKPESLLSLPG